The nucleotide sequence GTGCTCGCGGGCGTGCAGGCGATCGCGGAACTGAAGCTGCCCGTGAACGTGGTCGGGGTGCTCGCGCTCGTCGAAAACATGCCGAGCGGAACCGCGATGAAGCTCGGCGACGTGCTGACCGCTCGCAACGGCAAGACCATCGAAGTGCTGAACACGGACGCCGAGGGGCGGCTCATTCTCGCGGACGCGCTGTGCTTCGCCTCGGAGCAGACGAAGTTCCTGGTCGATTTCGCCACGCTTACCGGGGCGTGCATGGTGGCGCTCGGCACCGAGACCTCGGGCCTCATGGCGAACAACGACGGGTGGGCCGATCAGATCCTCGCCGCGGTGACACGAGCGGGCGAGCGGGCGTGGAAGCTGCCGATGGATTCGAGCTACGACGGCCTCATCAAGAGCAAGGTCGCGGACATGAGGAACACCGGCGGCGGGCGCTGGGCCGGGGCCATCGCGGGCGGGAAGTTTTTAGAACAGTTCGTCGGCGACGCGAAGTGGGTCCACCTCGATATCGCCGGCCCCTCGTTCGCGGAGGGCGATTCCGCCGCCCTCGACGCCGGCGGAACCGGCTGCATGGTCCGCGCGATCGTCGAAATGGCGCGCGGATTTGAAGCGACCGCGCCGGTGTAACTCCGGCGGGTGCGAGAGCTTCCCCTCCAATTGGTTGCATCTCGTCAATCGACGGGCTAGAAAACGGGTGGCCCTTTTCGCAGCGAATACCGCCACCCGAGCCTGAAATGCCTTCCGACGGCCCCGATCCGACCAGCACGCGCGCGGACGGCACGCCCGAAACCTCGCGCGGCAACCGGGGCGCTGAGGTCGCGGTCCACGAACCGGCCCCCGACGGCACGGTCGTGCAGGACAAGCCCCCGGTTTGGGTCCAGCCGCTGTCGGGCGCACACGGCTCGTCCGGCTCGGGGCCGTCGGGCCAAGCTTTTCACGAACTCGATCGCGAGATCGAGCGCCTCCAGACGGACGGCGGCGACATCGCCGACGGGTACGCCCTGGTCCGCAAGCTCGGCTCCGGCTCGTTCGGCACGGTATGGGAGGCCGTGGACCGGCTCACCAACGAGCGCGTCGCGATCAAGTTCTTCACCGCGGGCGCTTCGGACTGGGAAAAGCTGCTCAGCGAGGTCGGGCTGCTCCAGGCCGTCGAGGGGTGCCGCGGGATCGTGATCGTGAAGCAGGTGCGCCCCGGCGGGGACGGTCGGCGCCCGCTGTACGTCATGCAGCTCGCGAACGGCGGGTCGCTCGCCGAGTGGATCAAAACCGCCGGCGCGTTCCCGCCCCGCGAACGGGCGCGCCTCGCCACCGGGTTCTTCACCCGCGTCGCGCGCGCGATGGCGGCCGTTCACCGGCGCGGGATTCACCACTGCGATCTGAAACCGCAAAACATCCTCTTGCACAGCCCGGAACCCGGCGCGGAACCGGAACCGCTGGTCGCGGACTTCGGGCAGGGGCACCTCGCCACCGACGACACGCCCGCGCTGGGCACCTTCTTCTACATGCCGCCGGATCAGATTGATGCGGCGCAAGTCAGCACCCCGCCCGACACGCGCTGGGACGTGTACGCACTCGGCGCGGTGGCCCACGAGCTGCTCACCGGTTCGCCCCCGCGCCGCAGCCCCGAGCTGGCCGAGAAGATCAAAAAGGCGCCCAAACAGCTCCCCGCGAAGATGGCGGTGTACCGCGAGGGCGTGTTCGCGGCCCCGCGCCCGAGCGCGCACCACAAACTCGTGGACCGGCAACTCGGCCGGATCATCGACCGGTGCCTGAGCCTCAACCCGGACACCCGGCCCCGCGACGCCGGCGCGCTGGTCGCGCTGCTCGACGCCCGGGCGCGCTGGCGCCGAACGCGGCCCGTATTAGCACTAGCGGCCGCCGCGACGCTGCTGGTGATCGGGTTGATAGCAGGTGTCGGTATCGCACTGGCGAACGCCGAAACCGACCGGATGAAGGGCGATGTGACGGCCGAGGTGAGCAGCAGTCTCGCGCGAACGGCCGGGTACGGCGCCCCGGCCATCGAGGACCGGCTCCAGCGCCACATCGCGCAAGCGGAACGGATCGCGTTCGAGCGCCCGCCCGCCGTTGCCGCGGCCCTCGACCGTTTGGGGCGCGGAACTCACGGCCCGACCTGGAACCCGGGCACAGCGGCCCCCGCCGACTTCGAGACGTGCCAAAAGTGGTTGACGGTCACCCAGGAGGACCGGCTCGCCCGGCTGCGGCGCGGGGACAGCGCGGTCCCGCTGAGGCTGGTTCTGGTTGCCGATTCGGGCACCCCCGGTCGGTCCCGCGGGTACTTCCTCGTTCGCGCGCACCCGGACGGAAAAATCGAGACCCACCGGAACGCGGACACGCCCGCCGTGTTCACCCACGATTTTTCGTACCGCGACTACTTCCACGCACGCGGCCACCAGACGGACGAAATCGGCCAACCGCACGCCCCGGTCCGCGCGACTCACATCAGCGAACCGTACCGCTCGACCGGCGACGATCGGACCGCGGACGGTCAGGTGCTCACGCGCCCGTGGAAGGTCGACGTCGCCACCCCGATCTGGGACAACACCGAGGCCCGTCGGCGCGTCGTGGGGTTACTGATTCTCGGGTTGAATCTCGAGCGCGACCTGGCCCCCCTTCTCGAACCGGCCGACCTCGGCGCTACGGGGAGCCAGCGTTTGGGGATCGGGCGCCGGGTGAAGGTGGTACTCATCGACCACCGCGACCAGTGGGTGTGGCACCCGGACTGCAAGCAGCGGTTGATCGAGGACCGCCCCGACGGGCTCCCGCACAACTACCGGGCCCTGGCCCGTACCCACGGCGCGAGCGCCGATCAGACGTGCCCGTGGGACCGCGTCCCCGCACCCGCGGCGGGCACGGGGCGTCGGTACGGGTTCGCCGAGAGCGCGGACTACATCGACTTCGTCGAGGCCGAGCGCGCCGACGCCGAGGCGAACACGGACCCGGAAATCGCCTGCTTCACGCGGTTCAACCCCTACGCACAAAGCCGTTACGGGGAGGACGACCCGACCACCGAACCCGGGCACCCGCGCAAGTGGGTGCTCGTCGCCCAGGTCGACAAGCGCCTCGCGCTCGCGCCCCTCACGGACCTGGAGCGCAAGTTGGTGGCCATCGGCGCGGGCGCGGGCGGCGCGCTGGTCCTTCTCGCGCTCGTGCTCTGGGGCTGGCTCGTCCGAGTTCTTCGCCGATTGGAGTTCGCGTCTCATGGCTGACCTGGAAGCACTGACCCGCATCGAACCGAGCGCGGCCACCGGGTCCAGCGTGATGTCCGTCCCGGGCCAGTACAGTTGGCGCTACACGCTGCCCGAGAACCGGGTCCTCAAGCTCGGCAGCGAATCGAAGGAGTGCGACTGGGCCGTGCCCGAGGACCGCATGATCTCGCGGTTCCACGCGACCCTGGAGTGGACCGGAGCGGCCCTCGTGGTCGCGCGGCGCGGGGTCATTCTGCCCGACTACCCGAACAAGCCCGGCAACCAGATCTGGTTCCGCAACAAGCCGGTCGAGCGGTGCGAGGTGGGGCCGGGCGAGTGGTTCGTCATCGGCCAGACCCGGTTCACCCTGCGCGGCGACTCCGACGCGGACCCGGACGCCCCGTTGGACGCGACCATCGTGCAGCGCCAGGAGGAGCGCAGCCGGGCCGAGCTAGAAAACGTCACGTTCACCAACCCGGGAATGCTTCTCAAGGCGCTGGAGCAGCTCCCCGCGTACCTGAAGGTGGTCGCGAGCGAACCCGCGCTGTTCAAGCAGATGCTCAAGGTCGCCGTCGCCGCACTACCGAAGGCGGACGCCGCCGCGATCGTGCGGATTCCGCCGGACTGCCCGATCGGGGACTTGCGCGTCACGGTCATCGAACAGAACGTCCGCAACCCGAACGTCGGTGCCGTTGGGGAGTTCGTGCCGTCGCGCAAACTGGTGCGCCGGGTCGTGTGCCAGCAGCGGAAGAGCTGCCTGCACGTCTGGTCCACGGACCCGTCCGACTTCACCCAGGGTGGGAGCTCGGACCACAACCTCACGCTGGGGGTGTTGCACCAACAAGGGGCGACCCCGTGGGCCATCTGCACCCCGTTCCAGGACGGCTCCCAGCACGCACTGTATGTGAGCGGGCGGCTCACCAACCGGAACCCGCTCGAACCCAAACCCGACGCGGCCTACCTCACCGAGTACCAGAAGTTCATCGAGATCCTGGTGGGGTTGCTCGAATCGACGCGCCGGACGCTCCGACTGGCGCGGCAGGTCGCGGTCACGAAGGAGGCGTGGCCCAGTAACCTCCGCAAGTATCTGGACGACCCCGAAAAACTGGAGGCGCTGCTCAAGACCCCGCAGGAACAGGACGTGACCGTGCTGTTCTGCGACCTCCGGGGGTTCAGCGGGTTCGCGGAGGAGCACGGCGAGAGCCTGTCGAGTGCGTGGCGCGAGGTGCAATCGGCCCTCGACACGATGAGCGGCGCGGTGACCGAGAAGGGCGGCGTCGTGGCCGGGTTCCGCGGCGACGCGGTGCTCGGGTTCTGGGGCTGGCCGGAAAAGCACCCCGATCAGATCGAGCGCGCGGCCGAGGCCGCGCTGCGCATCTACGAGCGCCTCTCGGGGCGCATGGTGCAGCGCCGGTGCGGGCTCGGCATTACCCACGGGCGGGCGCTGGCCGGGCGCCTGGGCGCGCACGATCTGGCGGTGGTCGACCTCTACGGCCCGGTGGTGAACCTCGCGTTCCGTCTGGAAGAGATGACGAAGGCCTACGGCGTGGGGATCGTGGTGAGCGGCGAGGTCGCGGCGAAGCTGCAAACCGCCGACCCGATGAACCGGCGCTGGCGGCTGCGCGGGCTCGGTACGGTCCGCCCGCGCGGGATGAAGAAACCACTGACGGCCCACGAGCTCTCGCCGATCAGCCCCGTAACGAGCGCCGAGTCGTGGGTCACGAGCGACACCTACGAGGCCAACCTCGCGCTCTGGTCCGCAGCGGTCGAGAAGTTCGTGCGGGGCGCGTGGGCCGAAGCAAACGACGACCTGGACGGCCTGTTCGCCGACGACCCAGCCGCGAAATGTTTCGTGCGCCACATGAAACGGCACAACGGCCGGAAGCCGGCCGACTGGGACGGGGCGTTCACCCCGCGTGCGGAAGAGTAAAGCCAAACACACAAGAAC is from Gemmata palustris and encodes:
- a CDS encoding serine/threonine-protein kinase: MPSDGPDPTSTRADGTPETSRGNRGAEVAVHEPAPDGTVVQDKPPVWVQPLSGAHGSSGSGPSGQAFHELDREIERLQTDGGDIADGYALVRKLGSGSFGTVWEAVDRLTNERVAIKFFTAGASDWEKLLSEVGLLQAVEGCRGIVIVKQVRPGGDGRRPLYVMQLANGGSLAEWIKTAGAFPPRERARLATGFFTRVARAMAAVHRRGIHHCDLKPQNILLHSPEPGAEPEPLVADFGQGHLATDDTPALGTFFYMPPDQIDAAQVSTPPDTRWDVYALGAVAHELLTGSPPRRSPELAEKIKKAPKQLPAKMAVYREGVFAAPRPSAHHKLVDRQLGRIIDRCLSLNPDTRPRDAGALVALLDARARWRRTRPVLALAAAATLLVIGLIAGVGIALANAETDRMKGDVTAEVSSSLARTAGYGAPAIEDRLQRHIAQAERIAFERPPAVAAALDRLGRGTHGPTWNPGTAAPADFETCQKWLTVTQEDRLARLRRGDSAVPLRLVLVADSGTPGRSRGYFLVRAHPDGKIETHRNADTPAVFTHDFSYRDYFHARGHQTDEIGQPHAPVRATHISEPYRSTGDDRTADGQVLTRPWKVDVATPIWDNTEARRRVVGLLILGLNLERDLAPLLEPADLGATGSQRLGIGRRVKVVLIDHRDQWVWHPDCKQRLIEDRPDGLPHNYRALARTHGASADQTCPWDRVPAPAAGTGRRYGFAESADYIDFVEAERADAEANTDPEIACFTRFNPYAQSRYGEDDPTTEPGHPRKWVLVAQVDKRLALAPLTDLERKLVAIGAGAGGALVLLALVLWGWLVRVLRRLEFASHG
- a CDS encoding adenylate/guanylate cyclase domain-containing protein, with the translated sequence MADLEALTRIEPSAATGSSVMSVPGQYSWRYTLPENRVLKLGSESKECDWAVPEDRMISRFHATLEWTGAALVVARRGVILPDYPNKPGNQIWFRNKPVERCEVGPGEWFVIGQTRFTLRGDSDADPDAPLDATIVQRQEERSRAELENVTFTNPGMLLKALEQLPAYLKVVASEPALFKQMLKVAVAALPKADAAAIVRIPPDCPIGDLRVTVIEQNVRNPNVGAVGEFVPSRKLVRRVVCQQRKSCLHVWSTDPSDFTQGGSSDHNLTLGVLHQQGATPWAICTPFQDGSQHALYVSGRLTNRNPLEPKPDAAYLTEYQKFIEILVGLLESTRRTLRLARQVAVTKEAWPSNLRKYLDDPEKLEALLKTPQEQDVTVLFCDLRGFSGFAEEHGESLSSAWREVQSALDTMSGAVTEKGGVVAGFRGDAVLGFWGWPEKHPDQIERAAEAALRIYERLSGRMVQRRCGLGITHGRALAGRLGAHDLAVVDLYGPVVNLAFRLEEMTKAYGVGIVVSGEVAAKLQTADPMNRRWRLRGLGTVRPRGMKKPLTAHELSPISPVTSAESWVTSDTYEANLALWSAAVEKFVRGAWAEANDDLDGLFADDPAAKCFVRHMKRHNGRKPADWDGAFTPRAEE